One genomic segment of Alkalimarinus alittae includes these proteins:
- the livH gene encoding high-affinity branched-chain amino acid ABC transporter permease LivH translates to MLEATLYFIQQLLNGLTIGSTYALIAIGYTMVYGIIGMINFAHGEIYMIGMYVSFIAISGLIPLLGIEYLPLILIITLAISMFISSTYGWAIERVAYRPVRGGNRLIALISAIGMSIFLQNYVRIAQGSRDIAMPSLIQGGWSFGPPEGFQASLSYMQLFIFIATFITMGGLTFFIAKSRMGRACRAVSEDMKMAGLLGINTNRIISLTFVIGAALAAVAGLLLGLYYGVTNPYIGFIAGLKAFTAAVLGGIGSIPGAMLGGLLLGVTESMTSAYFSSEYKDVVSFGLLILILLFRPTGLLGKPEVEKI, encoded by the coding sequence ATGTTAGAAGCAACCCTCTATTTCATTCAGCAATTACTGAATGGCCTGACTATCGGTAGTACCTATGCGTTAATCGCCATAGGCTATACCATGGTATATGGCATTATCGGCATGATAAATTTTGCCCACGGTGAAATTTACATGATCGGCATGTATGTTTCGTTTATCGCCATTAGCGGATTAATCCCCTTACTGGGTATCGAATATTTACCCCTTATTCTTATTATTACCCTTGCGATTTCAATGTTCATCTCAAGTACTTATGGTTGGGCTATTGAACGCGTAGCCTACCGGCCAGTAAGAGGTGGAAATAGGCTCATTGCACTGATCTCAGCAATCGGCATGTCAATATTCTTGCAAAACTATGTACGTATCGCTCAAGGCTCAAGAGATATTGCTATGCCTTCGTTGATACAGGGGGGGTGGAGCTTTGGCCCACCTGAAGGTTTTCAGGCGTCACTATCTTATATGCAACTCTTTATATTTATAGCAACCTTCATCACCATGGGCGGACTCACATTCTTTATTGCCAAATCTCGTATGGGTCGCGCTTGCCGAGCCGTATCTGAAGATATGAAAATGGCTGGATTACTCGGTATCAATACCAACAGAATCATTTCGCTTACATTCGTTATTGGTGCAGCACTTGCCGCCGTTGCGGGTCTTCTTCTGGGTTTGTATTACGGTGTCACTAACCCCTATATTGGTTTTATAGCGGGTCTTAAAGCATTTACCGCCGCGGTATTGGGTGGCATAGGTAGTATTCCTGGGGCAATGCTCGGAGGTCTATTACTTGGCGTTACTGAAAGTATGACATCCGCTTACTTCAGCTCTGAATATAAAGACGTTGTTTCGTTCGGTTTATTAATACTTATTTTGTTATTCCGTCCGACTGGCTTGCTCGGAAAACCAGAGGTGGAGAAGATTTGA
- a CDS encoding branched-chain amino acid ABC transporter substrate-binding protein codes for MKKVNKKILGFSASLVMMGAAALSQAETLKIGLAGPVTGPVAQYGDMQMIGAQMAIAKINEAGGVNGMQLEGVIYDDACDPKQAVQVANKIVNDGVSYVVGHLCSSSTQPASDIYEDEGIMMVTAASTSPEITSRGYKMVFRTIGLDSHQGPTAGNYIADKVKPTKMAIIHDKQQYGEGIASAVKETVESKGINVVMFEGVTAGDKDFSSLIAKLQKEGVDFVYYGGYHPELGLILRQSAEKQFKAKFMGPEGVGNKDLSAIAGPASEQLLVTLPPSFDQRPENADLVASFKAKEQDASGAFVLTAYSAVQVMADAMKKTNSTDTDKVQKAMREMTFKTPTGDIQFDEKGDLKSFDFVVYQWHADGSKTLAK; via the coding sequence ATGAAAAAAGTGAACAAGAAAATTCTGGGTTTTAGTGCATCTTTAGTGATGATGGGTGCAGCCGCACTATCACAGGCAGAAACATTAAAGATAGGTCTTGCTGGCCCAGTAACAGGTCCCGTAGCACAGTACGGTGATATGCAAATGATCGGTGCTCAAATGGCCATCGCCAAGATCAATGAGGCTGGTGGTGTTAATGGCATGCAGCTAGAAGGCGTAATCTACGATGACGCTTGCGACCCAAAGCAAGCGGTTCAAGTAGCAAACAAAATCGTCAATGATGGCGTTAGCTATGTAGTCGGTCACTTATGTTCAAGTTCGACTCAACCTGCGTCAGACATTTATGAAGACGAAGGCATCATGATGGTAACTGCGGCATCTACTAGCCCTGAAATCACTTCTCGCGGTTACAAAATGGTGTTCCGTACCATCGGCCTAGATAGCCACCAAGGCCCTACCGCTGGTAACTATATCGCAGATAAAGTGAAGCCAACCAAAATGGCTATCATCCACGACAAGCAGCAATATGGTGAAGGTATTGCCAGCGCAGTAAAAGAGACCGTAGAAAGCAAAGGCATTAATGTTGTCATGTTCGAAGGTGTTACCGCGGGTGATAAGGACTTTTCATCATTGATTGCTAAGCTACAAAAAGAAGGCGTTGATTTTGTTTACTACGGCGGCTACCACCCAGAGCTAGGCCTAATTCTTCGCCAGTCTGCTGAAAAGCAATTCAAAGCTAAGTTTATGGGGCCAGAAGGTGTTGGTAATAAAGATTTAAGTGCCATTGCAGGGCCAGCATCAGAGCAACTCCTTGTAACGCTACCACCAAGCTTTGACCAGCGTCCTGAGAATGCTGACCTCGTCGCTTCGTTTAAAGCAAAAGAGCAAGACGCGAGCGGCGCATTTGTTTTAACCGCCTACTCTGCCGTTCAAGTTATGGCAGACGCAATGAAGAAAACAAACTCTACTGACACTGATAAAGTTCAGAAAGCAATGCGCGAAATGACTTTTAAAACGCCAACTGGAGATATTCAGTTTGACGAAAAAGGTGATTTGAAGAGCTTTGATTTTGTCGTTTACCAATGGCATGCAGATGGCAGCAAAACACTCGCCAAATAA